One Obesumbacterium proteus DNA window includes the following coding sequences:
- the baeS gene encoding two-component system sensor histidine kinase BaeS, translating into MKLGITGKLFLAIFSTCILVLITMHWGVRVSFERGFIDYIKHGNEQRVRLLASELEERYAQAGSWRFLRHNDRVIFQIMHNIEQSNEGNDTLPPHGWRTPFWVIDSNNRKMVGPPGEIPTEGTRQPVTYQGNTVGWVVTTPPERLTRNTDINFDLQQRRTSWLIVALATLLAAGVTWALSRSMLAPVKRLVDAMHRLAAGNFSTRVEVESRDELGKLAQDFNQLAITLEKNEHIRRALMADVSHELRTPLAVLRGELEAMQDGVRQMTQDSLASLQAEVSTLTKLVNDLHQLSMSDAGALAYRKEHIDVIHLVQIAASAFHDRFSMKNIALSLDLPEKAGVFGDPDRLLQLFNNLFENSLRYTDGNGQLKVQGQIRDTYLQLYWQDSAPGVTDEQLQKIFERFYRAEGSRNRASGGSGLGLSICQNIVEAHGGQMTAEHSPLGGLTISLQLPLDTES; encoded by the coding sequence ATGAAGCTCGGTATCACAGGCAAGCTGTTTCTTGCCATTTTCTCCACCTGCATTCTGGTGTTGATCACGATGCACTGGGGCGTGCGCGTGAGTTTCGAGCGCGGCTTTATTGACTACATCAAGCACGGCAATGAGCAGCGGGTGCGGTTGTTAGCCTCTGAGCTGGAAGAGCGCTACGCGCAGGCCGGAAGCTGGCGCTTTCTTCGCCATAACGACCGCGTCATTTTCCAGATCATGCATAACATTGAGCAAAGCAACGAAGGCAACGATACGCTGCCTCCGCACGGCTGGCGCACGCCGTTTTGGGTGATTGATAGCAATAATCGTAAAATGGTTGGGCCACCGGGCGAAATCCCCACCGAAGGCACTCGCCAACCGGTCACGTACCAAGGGAACACGGTGGGATGGGTGGTCACCACGCCGCCGGAGCGTTTAACGCGGAATACCGATATCAACTTCGATTTGCAGCAACGGCGAACCAGCTGGCTGATTGTGGCGCTGGCGACGCTGCTGGCGGCGGGCGTTACCTGGGCACTATCACGCAGTATGCTGGCTCCGGTTAAGCGCTTGGTCGACGCCATGCATCGACTCGCCGCCGGTAATTTTTCTACCCGCGTTGAAGTGGAATCACGCGACGAATTGGGCAAGCTGGCGCAAGACTTCAACCAGCTCGCCATCACGCTGGAAAAAAATGAGCATATTCGCCGCGCGCTCATGGCCGACGTTTCCCATGAGCTACGCACGCCGCTGGCGGTGCTGCGCGGTGAATTAGAAGCGATGCAAGACGGCGTTCGCCAAATGACGCAGGATTCATTGGCATCGTTGCAGGCCGAAGTGAGTACGTTAACCAAGCTGGTTAATGACCTGCATCAGCTCTCAATGTCTGACGCAGGTGCCCTTGCCTATCGCAAAGAGCACATTGACGTCATTCATCTGGTGCAAATCGCCGCTAGCGCATTCCACGACCGTTTCTCAATGAAAAACATCGCGCTTTCGCTCGACCTGCCCGAAAAAGCCGGTGTGTTTGGCGATCCCGATCGCTTACTCCAGCTGTTCAATAATTTATTCGAAAATAGCCTGCGGTATACTGATGGCAATGGGCAACTTAAGGTACAAGGTCAAATCCGTGATACCTATTTGCAGCTTTATTGGCAAGACAGCGCCCCCGGCGTGACCGATGAGCAGCTTCAGAAAATATTTGAACGTTTTTATCGAGCCGAAGGTTCGCGCAACCGCGCCAGCGGCGGCTCCGGTTTAGGATTATCTATCTGCCAAAATATAGTCGAAGCGCACGGCGGACAAATGACCGCAGAGCATTCGCCGCTGGGAGGCTTAACCATCAGCCTGCAACTGCCGCTTGATACAGAAAGCTAA
- a CDS encoding MFS transporter, which translates to MPEQSASVRWQLWIVAFGFFMQTLDTTIVNTALPAMAASLGESPLRMQSVVVAYVLTVAVMLPASGWLADRVGVKRVFFSAIVLFTLGSLFCAQAETLNQLLMARVLQGIGGAMMVPVGRLTVMKIVPRSQYMAAMTFVTLPGQIGPLVGPALGGFLVQYASWHWIFLINLPVGIIGAIATLWLMPNYSMQTRRFDISGFVMLAVGMATLTLALDGHKGLGLNTNMIYGLILSGGIALTSYYWHAKRSDAPLFSLDLLKTKTFSLGLSGSFLGRIGSGMLPFMTPIFLQIGMGFSPFHAGLMMIPMIIGSMGMKRIVVRVVNQFGYRRVLVGATLALAVVSLALPFTAMYISLWAIPLVLFFQGMINAMRFSSMNTLTLKDLPDELASSGNSLLSMIMQLSMSLGVSVAGILLGRFSHHQITANSLEIHQAFLFTYVCIALIIALPALVFLRVPDDTLENSTLERTARRRKEEP; encoded by the coding sequence ATGCCTGAACAATCCGCCTCGGTCCGCTGGCAGCTATGGATTGTCGCTTTTGGCTTCTTCATGCAAACGTTGGATACCACCATCGTCAACACGGCGCTGCCTGCCATGGCGGCAAGCCTTGGAGAAAGCCCGCTGCGCATGCAGTCGGTGGTGGTGGCCTACGTGCTCACCGTGGCGGTAATGTTACCTGCCAGCGGCTGGCTGGCCGACCGTGTGGGCGTGAAACGTGTTTTCTTCAGCGCAATTGTGTTGTTTACGCTGGGATCGCTGTTTTGTGCTCAGGCTGAAACCCTAAATCAGCTGCTGATGGCTCGTGTGCTGCAAGGCATTGGTGGCGCAATGATGGTGCCGGTTGGGCGTTTAACCGTGATGAAAATAGTGCCACGTAGCCAATATATGGCGGCGATGACCTTCGTTACGCTTCCCGGCCAAATTGGCCCATTGGTTGGCCCTGCACTCGGTGGATTTCTAGTGCAATACGCCAGTTGGCACTGGATCTTTTTAATCAATTTACCCGTCGGTATTATCGGTGCCATCGCGACGCTGTGGCTGATGCCTAATTACAGTATGCAAACGCGGCGTTTTGATATCAGCGGATTTGTGATGCTCGCCGTTGGGATGGCAACGCTGACGCTGGCGCTCGATGGCCATAAAGGGCTCGGGCTTAATACCAACATGATTTATGGCCTGATACTGTCCGGCGGCATCGCGTTAACCAGCTATTATTGGCACGCTAAGCGCAGCGATGCACCGCTGTTTAGCCTCGATCTGCTAAAAACTAAAACGTTCTCTCTCGGGCTGAGCGGCAGTTTTCTCGGGCGGATCGGCAGCGGAATGCTGCCATTCATGACGCCCATTTTCCTGCAAATCGGAATGGGATTCTCACCGTTTCACGCCGGACTGATGATGATCCCAATGATTATCGGCAGTATGGGCATGAAACGCATCGTGGTGCGGGTCGTGAATCAGTTTGGCTATCGTCGGGTATTGGTCGGAGCCACGTTGGCGTTAGCGGTTGTCAGTTTGGCGCTGCCGTTTACCGCAATGTATATCAGCCTTTGGGCTATTCCGCTGGTGCTGTTCTTTCAAGGGATGATTAACGCCATGCGTTTCTCATCGATGAATACGCTCACGTTGAAAGATTTACCCGATGAACTGGCCAGCAGCGGCAACAGTTTACTGTCGATGATCATGCAACTTTCCATGAGCTTGGGTGTGAGCGTAGCGGGTATCCTGCTCGGCAGGTTCTCACACCATCAAATCACGGCGAATAGCCTAGAGATCCATCAGGCATTTTTATTCACCTATGTCTGTATTGCTCTGATTATTGCTCTACCCGCGCTGGTATTTTTACGCGTACCGGACGACACGCTGGAAAACAGCACTCTTGAACGCACAGCGCGCCGTCGCAAGGAGGAACCATGA
- the yegS gene encoding lipid kinase YegS, which yields MHQLHSALVILNGKGAGNQDVREAIDGLRTAGNTLHVRVTWEHGDAKRYVAEAVELGVETIVAGGGDGTINEVSDALSQHSESSRPVLAVLPLGTANDFATACLIPEEPQAALQLALQGRAVAIDFARINDKRVFINMATGGFGTKITTETPEKLKSILGGASYFLHGILRMDTLKADFCQISGPDFHWEGNALVVAIGNGRQAGGGQPLCPEALINDGKLDLRVLTSDELLPALLESLLKGESNKNVIEASLPWLEITSPHEMTLNLDGEPLSAKHFRIEIEPDAISLRLPPNCPLIG from the coding sequence ATGCACCAGTTACACTCCGCGTTAGTTATCCTAAATGGCAAAGGTGCCGGTAATCAGGACGTGCGTGAAGCGATTGACGGGTTACGCACCGCGGGAAATACCCTGCATGTTCGCGTGACGTGGGAACATGGTGATGCTAAGCGCTATGTCGCGGAAGCCGTAGAGCTCGGCGTCGAAACGATCGTGGCCGGCGGCGGCGATGGCACCATTAACGAAGTGTCTGATGCGCTGAGCCAGCACAGCGAATCCTCCCGTCCGGTATTGGCGGTATTACCGCTTGGCACAGCCAACGATTTTGCGACCGCCTGTTTAATCCCTGAAGAACCTCAGGCGGCGCTTCAACTCGCTTTGCAGGGGCGTGCGGTGGCGATCGACTTTGCCCGCATCAACGATAAACGCGTTTTTATTAATATGGCGACCGGCGGATTCGGCACCAAAATCACCACCGAAACGCCAGAGAAACTGAAATCCATTCTCGGCGGTGCCTCTTATTTCCTGCATGGGATTTTGCGTATGGATACGCTAAAGGCTGATTTTTGCCAGATTTCCGGCCCTGATTTCCATTGGGAAGGCAATGCGCTGGTGGTCGCTATCGGCAATGGCCGTCAAGCCGGTGGTGGACAGCCGTTGTGCCCCGAGGCCTTAATCAATGATGGGAAACTGGATCTGCGCGTTTTAACCTCTGATGAGTTGCTGCCCGCGCTGCTAGAAAGCCTGCTCAAAGGCGAAAGCAATAAAAACGTCATCGAAGCCTCATTGCCATGGTTAGAAATTACCTCACCTCATGAAATGACGCTCAATTTGGACGGCGAGCCCTTGAGCGCCAAGCATTTCCGCATTGAAATCGAACCTGACGCCATCAGCCTACGCCTGCCGCCAAACTGCCCGCTGATTGGTTAA
- the yegQ gene encoding tRNA 5-hydroxyuridine modification protein YegQ — MFTPELLSPAGTLKNMRYAFAYGADAVYAGQPRYSLRVRNNEFNHENLALGINEAHALGKKFYVVVNIAPHNAKLKTFLRDLKPVIEMGPDALIMSDPGLISMVREAFPEMAIHLSVQANAVNWATVKFWKQMGLTRVILSRELSLEEIEEIRQQVPDMELEIFVHGALCMAYSGRCLLSGYINKRDPNQGTCTNACRWEYKVQEGKEDTVGNIVHVHEPIPVTEVPAEPTLGIGAPTDKVFMLEEAMRPGEYMSAFEDEHGTYIMNSKDLRAIQHVERLTQMGVHSLKIEGRTKSFYYVARTAQVYRRAIDDAVAGKPFDPTLLTTLEALAHRGYTEGFLRRHVHEDQQNYDYGYSVSDRQQFVGELTGARRDGYAEVLVKNKFTLGDSVEMMTPKGNVQFTLEAMQNKKGEPTQVAPGDGHIVYIPVPDDLDLEFALLMRNLAGTDTRNPHTAA, encoded by the coding sequence ATGTTTACTCCGGAATTACTCTCTCCGGCCGGTACGCTGAAAAACATGCGTTATGCGTTCGCCTATGGCGCAGATGCTGTTTATGCCGGTCAACCTCGTTATAGCCTGCGTGTCCGCAACAACGAATTCAACCATGAGAATCTTGCCCTCGGCATCAACGAAGCGCATGCGCTGGGTAAAAAATTCTACGTGGTGGTGAATATCGCACCGCACAACGCCAAACTGAAAACCTTCCTACGTGACCTCAAACCGGTCATCGAAATGGGGCCGGACGCGCTGATTATGTCCGATCCAGGGTTGATTTCCATGGTGCGCGAAGCCTTCCCTGAGATGGCAATTCATCTTTCCGTACAGGCAAACGCGGTTAACTGGGCGACGGTAAAATTCTGGAAGCAAATGGGGCTAACCCGCGTGATCCTGTCGCGCGAGCTTTCTCTGGAAGAAATTGAAGAAATTCGCCAGCAGGTTCCTGATATGGAGCTTGAAATCTTTGTGCATGGCGCACTGTGCATGGCCTATTCTGGCCGCTGCCTGCTTTCCGGCTATATCAACAAGCGTGACCCTAATCAGGGTACCTGCACCAACGCCTGCCGTTGGGAATATAAAGTTCAGGAAGGCAAAGAAGATACCGTTGGCAATATCGTTCACGTTCATGAACCGATCCCTGTCACCGAAGTGCCTGCCGAGCCAACGCTGGGTATCGGCGCGCCGACCGATAAAGTCTTTATGTTAGAAGAAGCGATGCGTCCAGGTGAATACATGAGCGCATTCGAAGACGAACACGGCACCTACATCATGAACTCCAAGGACCTGCGCGCCATCCAGCACGTTGAGCGCCTGACCCAAATGGGCGTTCATTCATTGAAAATTGAAGGCCGTACTAAGTCTTTCTACTACGTCGCTCGTACCGCTCAAGTATACCGTCGCGCAATTGATGACGCCGTAGCGGGTAAACCATTCGACCCAACGTTGCTCACCACGCTGGAAGCGTTGGCGCACCGTGGCTACACCGAAGGTTTCCTACGTCGCCACGTGCATGAAGATCAGCAAAACTACGACTACGGCTATTCTGTATCCGATCGCCAGCAGTTTGTTGGTGAACTGACAGGCGCACGCCGTGATGGATATGCCGAAGTCCTCGTGAAGAATAAGTTCACCCTAGGCGACAGCGTTGAAATGATGACGCCAAAAGGCAACGTTCAGTTCACGCTTGAAGCGATGCAAAATAAGAAAGGCGAGCCAACCCAAGTTGCACCTGGAGACGGGCATATTGTCTATATCCCAGTTCCTGATGATTTGGATCTTGAATTCGCGTTATTGATGCGTAATTTGGCGGGCACTGATACGCGCAATCCGCATACCGCAGCGTAA
- the baeR gene encoding two-component system response regulator BaeR yields the protein MDVDPAGQRVLIVEDEPKLGQLLIDYLTAGGYQPHLLADGNQVLPYVHQTPPDLILLDLMLPGTDGLTLCREIRRFSDVPIVMVTAKIEEIDRLLGLEIGADDYICKPYSPREVVARVKTILRRCVRQNETNAEPVLIIDENRYQASFKEQLLDLTPAEFRLLKTLATQPGTVLSREQLLNHLYDDYRVVTDRTVDSHIKNLRRKLEQLENGEPFIRSVYGIGYRWEGAPCKVL from the coding sequence ATGGACGTTGATCCCGCAGGACAACGGGTGTTGATCGTTGAAGACGAACCTAAGCTAGGACAACTGCTGATCGACTATCTGACCGCTGGCGGCTATCAGCCCCATCTGCTGGCGGATGGAAATCAGGTATTGCCCTATGTTCATCAAACACCACCGGATTTAATTCTGCTGGACCTAATGCTGCCCGGCACCGATGGTTTAACGCTGTGCCGCGAGATCCGCCGCTTCTCTGACGTTCCGATTGTGATGGTAACGGCGAAAATTGAAGAAATAGACCGCCTGCTGGGGCTGGAAATTGGTGCCGATGACTATATCTGCAAGCCTTACAGCCCGCGAGAAGTCGTGGCGCGCGTCAAAACCATTTTGCGTCGCTGCGTGCGCCAAAATGAAACAAACGCCGAACCGGTTCTGATCATCGATGAAAACCGCTATCAAGCCAGTTTTAAAGAGCAGCTGCTAGATTTAACGCCTGCCGAATTTCGTCTCTTGAAAACATTGGCAACGCAGCCCGGCACCGTGCTATCACGCGAGCAACTGCTCAATCATCTGTACGATGATTACCGCGTCGTCACCGACCGTACCGTGGATAGCCACATTAAAAACTTACGGCGTAAATTGGAGCAGCTCGAAAACGGCGAGCCGTTTATTCGCTCGGTTTACGGCATCGGTTACCGCTGGGAAGGCGCACCGTGTAAAGTGCTGTAA
- a CDS encoding PAAR domain-containing protein has product MSIGRFIVMGDKTTCGGVVLEGDPNQTIMGKPTACEGHKVTCGKDGKVYVIKGGISGYWIMSPRAAGDLDSYSTCSCRARLIPSSSAMTYEHVSSTLGASHSAIEPEEPMQYAQSAKKANHSEFVPKDPEPQVEPQPEPRQTVDAGFCVVEIPSNPKEYGDEKIFRDPPAGTRELYDSLNGSGRLKTGSILLVVDPLKQDPHQIATLQKAKARVDAALAPLTDEEADFLYKYRGPIDIFTSFGNGTLGMLSEVGKAYFVEINKTLMRIQETYKNAYITRGALIGQQFYAEREVHFKQLDILLNRFIKTQLNMPQYESIKRTLGLSSRSIMHQWNQSGVSGIEGYATFIENSAKLIKGMKTLGYIGIALDFGNTSNTVYDSCSVGRKDKCTKAAFVEYSRFAGSTGFGAVGGQAVGFGSMSLCMWGLGLATAEVGGAGALLCTAVGVVGGIAGGTKVGQYGGDIGETIGYKLYEITY; this is encoded by the coding sequence ATGAGCATAGGACGCTTTATCGTTATGGGCGACAAAACAACATGTGGCGGTGTTGTTCTTGAAGGCGACCCTAATCAAACCATCATGGGTAAACCAACGGCATGTGAAGGGCATAAAGTCACATGTGGTAAAGATGGTAAGGTTTATGTCATCAAAGGTGGGATTAGCGGTTACTGGATTATGTCTCCGAGAGCCGCCGGAGATTTAGACAGCTATTCTACCTGTAGCTGCCGTGCTAGGCTGATACCATCAAGCTCGGCGATGACCTATGAACATGTATCATCAACGCTTGGAGCCTCGCATAGCGCTATAGAGCCAGAAGAGCCTATGCAATATGCTCAATCAGCCAAAAAAGCTAACCATTCTGAGTTTGTCCCGAAAGACCCTGAACCGCAAGTAGAGCCACAACCAGAACCTCGTCAGACGGTAGATGCAGGGTTTTGTGTTGTGGAGATCCCATCTAATCCCAAAGAGTACGGCGATGAAAAAATATTTCGTGATCCACCAGCGGGAACACGTGAGCTGTATGATTCATTAAACGGTAGCGGTCGGCTTAAAACGGGTTCAATTTTGTTGGTTGTTGATCCCCTCAAACAAGATCCGCACCAAATCGCCACGCTGCAAAAAGCAAAAGCCAGAGTTGACGCAGCACTTGCGCCACTCACAGATGAAGAAGCTGATTTCTTGTATAAATATCGAGGGCCGATTGATATCTTTACTTCGTTTGGCAACGGAACATTAGGTATGTTGTCCGAAGTTGGTAAAGCCTATTTTGTAGAGATAAATAAAACACTCATGAGAATTCAGGAAACCTATAAAAACGCATACATAACTCGTGGCGCTTTAATAGGACAACAATTTTATGCTGAACGAGAAGTGCATTTTAAGCAGTTAGATATTCTTTTAAACCGTTTTATTAAGACACAACTTAATATGCCCCAATACGAAAGTATTAAAAGAACGTTAGGTTTATCGAGCCGCTCAATCATGCATCAATGGAACCAAAGCGGCGTAAGCGGTATCGAAGGATATGCCACCTTTATTGAAAATTCAGCAAAATTAATCAAGGGGATGAAGACGCTAGGCTATATCGGTATTGCGCTAGATTTCGGCAATACCAGCAATACCGTTTATGACTCCTGTAGCGTTGGACGAAAGGATAAATGTACTAAGGCTGCATTTGTGGAGTATTCAAGATTTGCTGGGAGCACTGGTTTTGGAGCCGTAGGAGGACAGGCTGTAGGCTTCGGATCAATGTCTTTGTGTATGTGGGGGTTAGGTTTGGCTACGGCAGAAGTCGGAGGGGCTGGTGCTTTACTCTGTACTGCTGTTGGCGTAGTAGGTGGAATAGCTGGAGGAACAAAAGTGGGGCAATATGGAGGAGATATAGGGGAAACAATCGGATATAAACTATATGAAATTACATACTGA
- a CDS encoding YegP family protein, with protein sequence MAIGYYEIKKAKNGQFHFNLKASNGEIILSSEMYASKASADNGIASVQSNSPDEAQFEIKNSSSDQPYFILKAKNHQVIGTSEMYSSESAARKGVQSVVKNGATTDIRDLTHG encoded by the coding sequence ATGGCAATCGGCTACTACGAAATCAAAAAAGCGAAGAACGGACAGTTCCACTTCAATCTAAAAGCCAGCAATGGAGAGATTATTCTTTCCAGCGAAATGTATGCCAGTAAGGCATCTGCTGACAACGGTATTGCATCGGTACAGTCAAACTCCCCCGATGAAGCGCAATTTGAGATCAAAAACAGCAGCAGCGATCAGCCGTATTTCATTCTCAAAGCGAAGAATCATCAGGTGATTGGCACCAGTGAAATGTATAGCTCTGAGAGTGCAGCACGCAAAGGCGTGCAGTCGGTGGTGAAAAACGGTGCAACGACGGATATCAGAGATTTGACGCACGGATAG
- a CDS encoding Zn-dependent oxidoreductase, with product MKSVVIQQPEKLVIEDRPIPQPQTGEVRVRVRRAGICGSDVHIFRGHNPFAKYPRVIGHEFFGIIDAVGEGVDTSRQGERVVIDPVVSCGHCYPCSIGRPNVCTELQVIGVHRDGGFSEYACAPTRNAYVVPDSIPEAEATMIEPFTIAANICAQLKPQPNDVALVYGAGPMGLTVIQALRGVYGVATIIVADRIPERLQMAQANGADRIIDNTHLDLAEVLKQEGIRPTLIVDAACHPSILPQAIALASPAARIGIMGFSSEPCVLNQQSITSKEISIFSSRLNSARFPQVIEWMKEKKIHPEKLITHSFPLKHVTDALVLFEQDQKTCCKVLLDFSE from the coding sequence ATGAAAAGCGTCGTTATTCAACAGCCAGAAAAGTTGGTCATTGAGGATCGTCCGATCCCGCAGCCACAAACGGGTGAAGTCAGAGTTCGCGTGCGTCGTGCGGGGATCTGCGGCTCAGACGTGCATATTTTCCGCGGGCATAATCCTTTCGCCAAGTATCCACGGGTTATTGGGCATGAGTTTTTCGGCATTATTGATGCCGTAGGTGAAGGCGTAGACACCAGCCGACAGGGAGAACGCGTGGTTATCGATCCCGTTGTCAGCTGCGGTCATTGTTATCCTTGCTCTATTGGGCGGCCAAATGTCTGCACCGAGTTACAGGTTATCGGTGTACATCGCGATGGGGGATTCAGTGAATATGCCTGTGCGCCTACGCGCAATGCTTATGTCGTTCCCGACAGCATTCCTGAAGCAGAAGCGACCATGATTGAGCCCTTTACCATTGCCGCGAATATTTGTGCTCAGCTCAAACCACAACCCAACGATGTGGCCTTGGTATACGGTGCGGGGCCAATGGGCTTAACCGTTATTCAGGCGTTACGCGGTGTGTATGGCGTCGCTACGATTATTGTCGCCGATCGTATTCCTGAGCGCTTGCAGATGGCACAGGCGAACGGTGCCGATCGCATCATCGACAATACCCATCTCGATTTAGCAGAAGTATTAAAGCAGGAAGGCATTCGCCCGACGCTGATCGTTGATGCCGCCTGCCACCCTTCAATTTTGCCTCAGGCTATTGCGCTGGCCTCTCCCGCCGCGCGTATTGGCATTATGGGATTCTCTTCCGAACCTTGCGTTCTTAATCAGCAAAGCATCACCAGTAAGGAAATCTCAATCTTCAGCTCACGTCTCAATAGCGCTCGTTTTCCTCAGGTTATTGAATGGATGAAGGAAAAGAAAATCCACCCAGAAAAGCTGATCACCCATAGCTTTCCACTTAAGCACGTCACCGATGCGCTCGTTCTGTTCGAACAAGATCAGAAAACCTGCTGCAAGGTGCTTTTAGATTTTAGTGAATAG
- the rspA gene encoding starvation-sensing protein RspA: protein MKIVKAEVFVTCPGRNFVTLKITTDDGLTGIGDATLNGRELPVASYLQDHVCPQLIGRDAHRIEDIWQFFYKGAYWRRGPVTMSAISAVDMALWDIKAKAANMPLYQLLGGASREGVMVYCHTTGHSLDDVLEDYAKHKELGFKAIRVQCGVPGMKTTYGMSKGKGLAYEPATKGNWPEEQLWSTEKYLDFTPKLFAAVRDRFGFDEHLLHDMHHRLTPIEAARFGKSIEDYRLFWMEDPTPAENQECFRLIRQHTVTPIAVGEAFNSIWDCKQLIEEQLIDYIRTTITHAGGITGMRRIADFAALYQVRTGSHGPSDLSPICMAAALHFDLWVPNFGVQEYMGYSEQMLEVFPHSWTFDNGYMHPGDKPGLGIEFDEKLAAKYPYEPAYLPVARLEDGTLWNW, encoded by the coding sequence ATGAAGATTGTTAAAGCTGAAGTATTTGTTACCTGTCCAGGGCGTAATTTTGTCACGCTGAAGATCACTACCGACGATGGGCTAACCGGCATCGGTGACGCAACGCTCAACGGGCGTGAACTGCCGGTGGCGTCCTATTTACAAGATCACGTTTGCCCACAGTTGATCGGACGCGACGCGCATAGGATCGAAGATATTTGGCAGTTTTTCTATAAGGGCGCTTATTGGCGTCGCGGCCCGGTCACCATGTCGGCAATTTCTGCCGTGGATATGGCGCTGTGGGACATCAAAGCCAAAGCCGCCAATATGCCGTTATATCAGCTGCTCGGCGGCGCATCTCGCGAAGGCGTCATGGTGTACTGCCACACCACCGGACACTCGCTTGATGACGTATTGGAAGATTACGCCAAACACAAAGAACTCGGTTTTAAAGCCATTCGCGTGCAGTGCGGCGTGCCGGGTATGAAAACCACCTATGGGATGTCCAAAGGTAAAGGTTTGGCCTATGAGCCTGCCACTAAAGGGAATTGGCCAGAAGAGCAGCTATGGTCAACGGAAAAATATCTCGATTTCACCCCGAAGCTATTTGCCGCCGTCCGTGACCGTTTTGGCTTTGATGAACATCTGCTGCACGACATGCATCACCGCCTAACGCCTATCGAAGCTGCGCGTTTTGGCAAGAGTATCGAAGACTATCGTCTGTTCTGGATGGAAGATCCAACCCCCGCAGAAAATCAGGAATGCTTCCGTTTGATCCGTCAGCACACCGTCACCCCTATCGCCGTGGGTGAAGCCTTCAACAGTATCTGGGACTGCAAGCAGCTGATTGAAGAGCAGCTCATTGATTATATCCGCACCACCATCACCCACGCGGGCGGCATCACCGGTATGCGCCGTATTGCCGACTTCGCCGCGTTATATCAGGTGCGTACCGGCTCTCACGGCCCATCCGATCTCTCGCCAATTTGCATGGCTGCCGCGCTGCATTTTGATTTGTGGGTGCCTAATTTTGGCGTTCAGGAATACATGGGCTATTCCGAGCAAATGCTGGAAGTGTTCCCGCACAGCTGGACCTTCGATAACGGCTACATGCATCCGGGTGACAAACCAGGACTCGGTATCGAATTCGATGAAAAACTCGCTGCTAAATATCCGTATGAGCCAGCCTATTTGCCCGTTGCGCGCCTTGAAGATGGCACGTTGTGGAATTGGTAA